The window AATCGCAGTTTGCACCGGAATGGCCCTTTCCTTTAACCCCGATACGGATGCATATCAGACATAGTCCGCCGACGGTGAAATTCAGGCAACGGTTATGCGGTCATTCACAAAAAAATACGTTTCAAGGCAACAGCCGGATTAAGAGTGTTCATATAAAATCAGACGCTTGTCTTTTTCCGGTTTTCACTCAAAAAGGCGAAACCGTCAAATTCATCAAAGGGAGGCACTCCATGAACCGAACGTATGATGCGATTGTGGCCGGAGGGGGACTGGCGGGGCTGACCGCGGCTGCGTACCTGTGCCGAAACGGACATCGCACGCTGCTGCTTGAAAAAAACAAAAAGACAGGCGGCCTCGTCACCACTTTTCAACATCGCGGCTTTGCTTTTGATGCCGGTATCCGCGCGTTTGAAGATTCGGGCATTTTGCTTCCGATGCTCAAAAGTCTCGGCATTGAAATGCTGCTGGTCAAAAATCCGGTTACGGTCATTTTCGAAAACCAAAGGGTTTTGCTGACGTCACGCGGGAGCTTAAACGATTACGCCGCGGCTTTGATCGCGCTCTTTCCGCAAAACAAGGCGGATGTTTTAAAAATCGCGGCTGAGATCGAAAAAGTCATGGGCTATATGGACGTGCTTTACGGCATCGACAATCCGCTCTTTATGGAAAAACCGGAACCCGCATATCTGATGAAGACCCTTCTGCCGTGGCTTGCGCGCTATCAGGTCAACATCCGCAAAGCAAGCCGCCTGAACGAGCCGATCCGGGCGTACCTGCGGCGCTTTACCGGCAACACGGCGTTGATCGATATGATCGTCCAGCACTTTTTTAAAGCCACTCCTGCATTTTTCGCCCTGAGCTATTTCGGGCTCTATCTCGATTACCGCTATCCCCGGGGCGGTACGGGCACGCTGGCCGAAAAAGTGACGGATTTTATCCGTGCGAACGGCGGTGAAATTTTGACCGAAACGCCGGTGACGCAGATCGATGTTCATTCCCGGCAGCTCACAACGGCAAACGGCGAGATTTATCATTATCAAAATCTGATCTGGGCTGCCGATCAGGAAACCCTTTATAAAATCGCGGGCAAACCCGATTCCCCCTTCGCAGAAAAACAGCGTGAACTCACTGCGCAAAGCGAAGGCGGCGACTCGATTCTCACGGTGTTTATGGGCGTCCGTCTGGACGGGGCCTATTTTGAAGAACACTGCGGCGCGCACGCGTTTTATACCCCGAACGCCGAAGGCCTGTCTTCCCTGCCCGATTGGCGCAAAGCCGCCGAAAAAGGCGAAGACGCGCTTTGGCGGTGGCTTGGCGATTTCCTTCGGCTTACGACATATGAGATCTCCTGCCCGGCGCTCCGGGATATTGCGCTTGCGCCCGGGGGGCAGACCGGCGTCATCATCAGCACACTGATGGATTATCGGCTCGTCAGACATTTCTCCGATGCGGGCAAATACGACGGCTTCAAGCGCTTCTGCACCGACAAAATCACCGAAACCCTGGAAGCGCTGTTCCCGGGCCTGCGCCAAAACCTGTTGTTTTCGATATGCTCCACCCCGATGACGATCGAGCGTGAGACGGGGAACAAACAAGGCGCGATCACGGGCTGGGCGTTTACGGGGCCGATGCCCGCGGAAAACCGCTTTCAAAAGATTTTAAACGCAGTCAAAACCCCGTTCAAAGACGTCGTCCAGTGCGGACAGTGGACCTTCAGTCCCTCGGGACTTCCGGTCTCCATTCTCACCGGTAAAGTTGCGGCCGACGCCGTACATAAACAAATCAAGTTAAAATCAAAAAGCAAAGGGAAAGAATAGATAAAATGATCTTCTTTTGGTATCACCTGTGTATCGTTCTCCTCGGTTTTATATCGGCAGCCATCCTTTTTTTCCGCTTCCCGCATTTGCCGGAAAAAAGTAAAAAACTTGGAAAATTCCCCTCGCTTTCGGTCATCATTCCGGCCCGAAACGAAGAAA is drawn from Oscillospiraceae bacterium and contains these coding sequences:
- a CDS encoding NAD(P)/FAD-dependent oxidoreductase, which gives rise to MNRTYDAIVAGGGLAGLTAAAYLCRNGHRTLLLEKNKKTGGLVTTFQHRGFAFDAGIRAFEDSGILLPMLKSLGIEMLLVKNPVTVIFENQRVLLTSRGSLNDYAAALIALFPQNKADVLKIAAEIEKVMGYMDVLYGIDNPLFMEKPEPAYLMKTLLPWLARYQVNIRKASRLNEPIRAYLRRFTGNTALIDMIVQHFFKATPAFFALSYFGLYLDYRYPRGGTGTLAEKVTDFIRANGGEILTETPVTQIDVHSRQLTTANGEIYHYQNLIWAADQETLYKIAGKPDSPFAEKQRELTAQSEGGDSILTVFMGVRLDGAYFEEHCGAHAFYTPNAEGLSSLPDWRKAAEKGEDALWRWLGDFLRLTTYEISCPALRDIALAPGGQTGVIISTLMDYRLVRHFSDAGKYDGFKRFCTDKITETLEALFPGLRQNLLFSICSTPMTIERETGNKQGAITGWAFTGPMPAENRFQKILNAVKTPFKDVVQCGQWTFSPSGLPVSILTGKVAADAVHKQIKLKSKSKGKE